The proteins below are encoded in one region of Tessaracoccus aquimaris:
- a CDS encoding SMI1/KNR4 family protein, with translation MEQLITRLVELTANTPAVEFHGLPQFLANTDRLQVEKRFARADARDFYTRHNPADAVVGSIWQDITFYPFAGLDGQQIGYATDGRTGEPSVDWPSNMLVIADSGGDPLMLDPSSVDGEVFFAVHGMGYWDPQPIARDISGLLKLSIAWLEVSEQRGEDLYDDTYDIHPASIALFRELAASQGIEDTYIQNVLALR, from the coding sequence GTGGAGCAACTGATCACCCGCCTTGTGGAGCTGACGGCGAACACCCCAGCCGTCGAGTTCCACGGACTTCCTCAGTTCCTTGCGAACACGGATCGGCTTCAGGTCGAGAAGCGCTTCGCTCGCGCGGATGCCCGTGATTTCTACACTCGGCACAACCCGGCCGATGCGGTTGTGGGGAGCATCTGGCAGGACATCACCTTCTATCCCTTCGCCGGTTTGGATGGTCAGCAGATCGGCTACGCGACAGACGGACGCACGGGCGAGCCCAGCGTTGACTGGCCGTCGAACATGCTGGTCATCGCTGACAGCGGCGGCGACCCGCTCATGCTGGACCCGTCGTCGGTCGACGGCGAGGTGTTCTTCGCCGTGCATGGGATGGGGTACTGGGATCCGCAGCCGATCGCGCGTGACATCAGTGGCTTGCTGAAGCTGTCGATCGCCTGGCTCGAGGTGTCGGAGCAACGCGGCGAAGACCTCTACGACGACACCTACGACATTCATCCGGCGTCGATCGCGCTCTTTCGCGAGCTCGCCGCGTCGCAGGGCATCGAGGACACCTACATCCAGAACGTCCTCGCTCTGCGGTGA
- a CDS encoding NUDIX hydrolase codes for MQKVVAYVVHDERLLVFTHDDFPIEITGVQVPAGSIDEGEAPETAAVREVREETGLSSRVVRSLGVERYDMWPAKPELHVRHFFQLELTGDDVPERWAAGEDDPSDGGAPSRWTCWWIPLRNSHTLCAGFGVRLGGIEADGAG; via the coding sequence GTGCAGAAGGTCGTCGCCTATGTGGTGCACGACGAACGCCTGCTCGTGTTCACGCATGATGATTTTCCGATCGAGATCACCGGCGTACAGGTCCCCGCGGGGTCCATCGACGAAGGTGAGGCTCCGGAGACTGCCGCAGTGCGTGAGGTTCGCGAAGAGACGGGGCTGTCGTCCAGGGTGGTCCGCTCGCTCGGCGTCGAGCGCTACGACATGTGGCCGGCGAAGCCGGAGCTGCATGTCCGGCACTTCTTCCAGCTCGAACTGACGGGCGACGACGTCCCGGAGCGCTGGGCGGCAGGGGAGGATGACCCGTCCGATGGTGGTGCACCGTCACGCTGGACCTGCTGGTGGATCCCGCTGCGGAACTCGCACACCCTGTGCGCCGGGTTCGGGGTCCGTTTGGGCGGTATTGAGGCCGATGGCGCAGGCTGA